A single region of the Latilactobacillus curvatus JCM 1096 = DSM 20019 genome encodes:
- a CDS encoding Cof-type HAD-IIB family hydrolase: MISIIASDMDGTLLNDKMQVSDGNMTAIKAAQDAGIEFVVATGRSRSEALPLIDSDDIQPTLITMNGAQIFDSLGNEVLNVPIDSETVTAVTENLRENNIYFELMTTAGNYSDSKVSRIQNVADLLVNLNPDTSYKIAVALAAARLELMNINYVDDHYQGIINDPTVKILKIIAFSTQGMTELAPIKAFCEARGDLVVTSSSSNNIEINHIDAQKGIALAAYAEQRGIPVEQTMAIGDNLNDFSMIKTAGIGVAMGNAVPTIKELANYQTATNIQDGVAQAIYHAIDLNRTAEKK, encoded by the coding sequence TTGATTTCAATTATTGCATCTGATATGGACGGTACCTTATTAAACGACAAAATGCAGGTTTCAGACGGTAACATGACCGCCATTAAAGCTGCCCAAGACGCCGGCATCGAATTCGTGGTGGCTACCGGCCGCAGTCGTTCTGAAGCCCTCCCCCTAATTGACAGTGATGACATCCAACCTACTTTAATTACGATGAATGGTGCCCAAATTTTTGATTCTTTAGGTAATGAAGTTTTGAATGTGCCGATTGATTCCGAAACGGTGACAGCCGTCACAGAAAATTTACGCGAAAATAATATTTACTTCGAACTCATGACGACTGCCGGTAATTATTCAGATAGCAAAGTCAGTCGCATCCAAAATGTCGCTGATTTACTCGTCAACCTCAATCCCGATACGAGTTATAAAATTGCGGTTGCTTTAGCAGCAGCCCGTTTGGAATTAATGAATATTAACTACGTCGATGATCACTATCAAGGGATTATTAACGATCCAACGGTTAAGATTCTTAAAATCATCGCTTTTAGCACACAGGGAATGACCGAATTAGCACCAATTAAGGCATTTTGTGAAGCCCGCGGGGATTTAGTTGTAACTTCCTCTTCAAGTAATAACATCGAAATAAACCACATTGACGCTCAAAAAGGTATCGCTTTGGCCGCCTATGCTGAACAAAGAGGGATTCCAGTTGAGCAAACAATGGCAATTGGTGATAACTTAAACGATTTTTCAATGATCAAAACAGCTGGCATTGGTGTCGCCATGGGCAATGCTGTCCCAACAATTAAGGAACTTGCGAACTATCAAACTGCAACTAACATTCAAGACGGCGTCGCACAAGCGATTTATCACGCGATTGACTTGAATCGTACAGCTGAAAAGAAGTGA
- a CDS encoding LURP-one-related/scramblase family protein — MPIFYIKHQASASRGVSTVIDDQEQPRYLLIGKRGIRHDVFSLYSLTGDLLGEIRQVTISPSPDFDLFQNDERIGQLKKIWGVWHEFIYVKQLNWLIMGDLTQNQYRIIYHTQPIMQATTILASSGPAFQLTVNQEKDIVPCILIAAVLNHWAYNQPKALIRRFKPSLRFE; from the coding sequence ATGCCTATTTTCTACATTAAACACCAGGCTAGTGCTTCACGTGGTGTCTCAACCGTGATTGACGATCAAGAACAACCGCGTTATTTACTTATTGGAAAGCGTGGGATTCGGCATGACGTATTCAGCCTTTACTCACTCACCGGCGACTTACTCGGTGAAATTCGCCAAGTCACAATTAGCCCCTCACCTGACTTTGACCTTTTCCAAAACGATGAACGGATTGGTCAACTCAAAAAGATCTGGGGCGTCTGGCATGAGTTTATCTATGTCAAACAACTTAATTGGTTAATTATGGGAGATTTAACGCAAAATCAATATCGCATTATCTACCATACACAACCCATCATGCAAGCGACCACCATTCTAGCAAGCAGCGGTCCAGCCTTTCAATTGACTGTCAACCAAGAAAAGGATATCGTCCCCTGTATTTTGATTGCCGCCGTTTTAAATCATTGGGCCTATAACCAACCCAAGGCACTGATTCGGCGTTTTAAGCCTAGTTTGCGATTCGAATAG